One genomic region from Apodemus sylvaticus chromosome 1, mApoSyl1.1, whole genome shotgun sequence encodes:
- the Trim3 gene encoding tripartite motif-containing protein 3 isoform X3 has product MGPTTLKTPTPSAQWLAALSPAPTMKTMEFYCEACETAMCGECRAGEHREHGTVLLRDVVEQHKAALQRQLEAVRGRLPQLSAAIALVGGISQQLQERKAEALAQISAAFEDLQQALQQRKQALVSDLESICGAKQKVLQTQLDTLRQGQEHIGSSCSFAEQALRLGSAPEVLLVRKHMRERLAALAAQAFPERPHENAQLELVLEVDGLRRSVLNLGALLTTSATAHETVATGEGLRQALVGQPASLTVTTKDKDGRLVRTGSAELCAEITGPDGVRLAVPVVDHKNGTYELVYTARTEGDLLLSVLLYGQPVRGSPFRVRALRPGDLPPSPDDVKRRVKSPGGPGSHVRQKAVRRPSSMYSTGGKRKDNPIEDELVFRVGSRGREKGEFTNLQGVSAASSGRIVVADSNNQCIQVFSNEGQFKFRFGVRGRSPGQLQRPTGVAVDTNGDIIVADYDNRWVSIFSPEGKFKTKIGAGRLMGPKGVAVDRNGHIIVVDNKSCCVFTFQPNGKLVGRFGGRGATDRHFAGPHFVAVNNKNEIVVTDFHNHSVKVYSADGEFLFKFGSHGEGNGQFNAPTGVAVDSNGNIIVADWGNSRIQVFDSSGSFLSYINTSAEPLYGPQGLALTSDGHVVVADAGNHCFKAYRYLQ; this is encoded by the exons ATGGGGCCCACGACCCTGAAGACCCCCACCCCCTCAGCGCAGTGGCTGGCCgccctctctcctgccccaacCATGAAG ACGATGGAGTTTTACTGTGAGGCCTGTGAGACAGCCATGTGTGGCGAGTGCCGCGCAGGGGAGCACCGCGAACATGGCACAGTTCTGTTGCGGGACGTGGTGGAGCAGCACAAGGCGGCTCTGCAGCGCCAGCTTGAAGCTGTGCGTGGCCG ATTGCCACAGCTGTCTGCAGCTATCGCCTTGGTTGGGGGCATCAGCCAGCAGCTGCAAGAGCGCAAGGCCGAGGCCCTGGCCCAGATCAGCGCAGCCTTTGAGGACCTGCAGCAAGCGCTGCAGCAGCGCAAGCAGGCTCTGGTCAGCGACCTGGAGAGCATTTGTGGGGCCAAGCAGAAG GTGTTGCAGACACAGTTAGACACACTGCGCCAGGGTCAGGAACACATTGGCAGTAGCTGCAGCTTTGCAGAGCAGGCACTGAGACTGGGCTCTGCCCCTGAGGTTTTGCTAGTAAGAAAGCACATGCGAGAGAGGCTGGCTGCTCTGGCGGCCCAGGCCTTCCCAGAGAGGCCACATGAGAACGCACAGCTGGAACTGGTCCTTGAAGTCGATGGGTTGCGGAGATCGGTGCTCAATCTGGGTGCACTGCTCACCACCAGTGCTACAGCACACGAGACAGTGGCCACGGGTGAGGGCCTGCGCCAGGCACTGGTTGGCCAGCCTGCTTCACTCACTGTCACCACCAAAGACAAAGATGGGCGGCTGGTGCGCACAGGCAGCGCAGAGCTGTGTGCAGAGATCACTGGCCCCGATGGTGTGCGCCTTGCAGTACCAGTGGTGGACCACAAAAATGGCACATATGAGCTGGTGTACACTGCTCGCACGGAAGGTGACCTGCTCCTCTCAGTGCTGCTCTATGGACAGCCGGTGCGTGGCAGCCCTTTCCGTGTGCGTGCCCTGCGACCTGGGGACCTGCCACCTTCCCCAGATGATGTGAAGCGCCGGGTCAAGTCTCCAGGTGGTCCTGGCAGTCATGTGCGCCAGAAGGCAGTGCGTAGGCCGAGCTCCATGTACAGCACTGGTGGCAAACGGAAGGACAATCCAATTGAGGATGAGCTCGTCTTTCGTGTTG GCAGTCGTGGAAGGGAGAAGGGTGAATTCACCAATTTACAAGGTGTGTCTGCTGCTAGCAGTGGCCGCATAGTGGTAGCAGACAGCAACAACCAATGTATTCAG GTTTTCTCCAATGAGGGCCAGTTCAAGTTCCGGTTTGGGGTCCGTGGGCGCTCACCCGGACAACTACAGCGTCCTACAGGTGTGGCAGTGGACACCAATGGAGACATTATTGTGGCAGACTATGACAACCGTTGGGTCAGCATCTTCTCTCCTGAGGGCAAGTTCAAG ACCAAGATTGGAGCTGGCCGCCTCATGGGACCCAAGGGAGTAGCTGTGGACCGGAATGGACATATCATCGTGGTGGATAACAAATCTTGCTGTGTGTTCACCTTCCAGCCCAATGGCAAGCTTGTTGGGCGTTTTGGAGGCCGTGGGGCCACTGACCGCCACTTTGCAG GGCCCCACTTTGTGGCTGTGAACAACAAGAATGAGATTGTTGTAACGGATTTTCATAACCATTCAGTGAAG GTGTACAGTGCTGATGGAGAGTTCCTCTTCAAATTTGGCTCGCATGGTGAGGGCAATGGACAGTTCAATGCCCCCACGGGAGTAGCAGTGGATTCCAATGGGAACATCATCGTGGCCGACTGGGGCAACAGCCGCATACAG GTATTCGACAGCTCTGGGTCCTTCCTGTCCTATATCAACACGTCTGCAGAGCCACTATATGGCCCACAGGGCTTGGCATTGACCTCGGATGGCCACGTGGTAGTGGCTGATGCTGGCAACCACTGCTTTAAGGCCTATCGATACCTCCAGTAG
- the Trim3 gene encoding tripartite motif-containing protein 3 isoform X2 translates to MAKREDSPGPEVQPMDKQFLVCSICLDRYRCPKVLPCLHTFCERCLQNYIPPQSLTLSCPVCRQTSILPEQGVSALQNNFFISSLMEAMQQAPDGAHDPEDPHPLSAVAGRPLSCPNHEGKTMEFYCEACETAMCGECRAGEHREHGTVLLRDVVEQHKAALQRQLEAVRGRLPQLSAAIALVGGISQQLQERKAEALAQISAAFEDLQQALQQRKQALVSDLESICGAKQKVLQTQLDTLRQGQEHIGSSCSFAEQALRLGSAPEVLLVRKHMRERLAALAAQAFPERPHENAQLELVLEVDGLRRSVLNLGALLTTSATAHETVATGEGLRQALVGQPASLTVTTKDKDGRLVRTGSAELCAEITGPDGVRLAVPVVDHKNGTYELVYTARTEGDLLLSVLLYGQPVRGSPFRVRALRPGDLPPSPDDVKRRVKSPGGPGSHVRQKAVRRPSSMYSTGGKRKDNPIEDELVFRVGSRGREKGEFTNLQGVSAASSGRIVVADSNNQCIQVFSNEGQFKFRFGVRGRSPGQLQRPTGVAVDTNGDIIVADYDNRWVSIFSPEGKFKTKIGAGRLMGPKGVAVDRNGHIIVVDNKSCCVFTFQPNGKLVGRFGGRGATDRHFAGPHFVAVNNKNEIVVTDFHNHSVKVYSADGEFLFKFGSHGEGNGQFNAPTGVAVDSNGNIIVADWGNSRIQVFDSSGSFLSYINTSAEPLYGPQGLALTSDGHVVVADAGNHCFKAYRYLQ, encoded by the exons ATGGCAAAGAGGGAGGACAGCCCTGGCCCGGAGGTACAGCCAATGGACAAGCAGTTTCTGGTATGCAGTATCTGCCTGGATCGGTACCGGTGCCCCAAAGTTCTGCCTTGTCTACATACCTTCTGTGAAAG ATGCCTCCAGAACTACATCCCTCCTCAGAGTCTGACACTGTCCTGCCCAGTGTGCCGACAGACATCCATCCTTCCAGAACAGGGTGTCTCAGCCCTACAAAACAACTTCTTCATCAGCAGCCTCATGGAGGCCATGCAGCAGGCACCTGATGGGGCCCACGACCCTGAAGACCCCCACCCCCTCAGCGCAGTGGCTGGCCgccctctctcctgccccaacCATGAAGGCAAG ACGATGGAGTTTTACTGTGAGGCCTGTGAGACAGCCATGTGTGGCGAGTGCCGCGCAGGGGAGCACCGCGAACATGGCACAGTTCTGTTGCGGGACGTGGTGGAGCAGCACAAGGCGGCTCTGCAGCGCCAGCTTGAAGCTGTGCGTGGCCG ATTGCCACAGCTGTCTGCAGCTATCGCCTTGGTTGGGGGCATCAGCCAGCAGCTGCAAGAGCGCAAGGCCGAGGCCCTGGCCCAGATCAGCGCAGCCTTTGAGGACCTGCAGCAAGCGCTGCAGCAGCGCAAGCAGGCTCTGGTCAGCGACCTGGAGAGCATTTGTGGGGCCAAGCAGAAG GTGTTGCAGACACAGTTAGACACACTGCGCCAGGGTCAGGAACACATTGGCAGTAGCTGCAGCTTTGCAGAGCAGGCACTGAGACTGGGCTCTGCCCCTGAGGTTTTGCTAGTAAGAAAGCACATGCGAGAGAGGCTGGCTGCTCTGGCGGCCCAGGCCTTCCCAGAGAGGCCACATGAGAACGCACAGCTGGAACTGGTCCTTGAAGTCGATGGGTTGCGGAGATCGGTGCTCAATCTGGGTGCACTGCTCACCACCAGTGCTACAGCACACGAGACAGTGGCCACGGGTGAGGGCCTGCGCCAGGCACTGGTTGGCCAGCCTGCTTCACTCACTGTCACCACCAAAGACAAAGATGGGCGGCTGGTGCGCACAGGCAGCGCAGAGCTGTGTGCAGAGATCACTGGCCCCGATGGTGTGCGCCTTGCAGTACCAGTGGTGGACCACAAAAATGGCACATATGAGCTGGTGTACACTGCTCGCACGGAAGGTGACCTGCTCCTCTCAGTGCTGCTCTATGGACAGCCGGTGCGTGGCAGCCCTTTCCGTGTGCGTGCCCTGCGACCTGGGGACCTGCCACCTTCCCCAGATGATGTGAAGCGCCGGGTCAAGTCTCCAGGTGGTCCTGGCAGTCATGTGCGCCAGAAGGCAGTGCGTAGGCCGAGCTCCATGTACAGCACTGGTGGCAAACGGAAGGACAATCCAATTGAGGATGAGCTCGTCTTTCGTGTTG GCAGTCGTGGAAGGGAGAAGGGTGAATTCACCAATTTACAAGGTGTGTCTGCTGCTAGCAGTGGCCGCATAGTGGTAGCAGACAGCAACAACCAATGTATTCAG GTTTTCTCCAATGAGGGCCAGTTCAAGTTCCGGTTTGGGGTCCGTGGGCGCTCACCCGGACAACTACAGCGTCCTACAGGTGTGGCAGTGGACACCAATGGAGACATTATTGTGGCAGACTATGACAACCGTTGGGTCAGCATCTTCTCTCCTGAGGGCAAGTTCAAG ACCAAGATTGGAGCTGGCCGCCTCATGGGACCCAAGGGAGTAGCTGTGGACCGGAATGGACATATCATCGTGGTGGATAACAAATCTTGCTGTGTGTTCACCTTCCAGCCCAATGGCAAGCTTGTTGGGCGTTTTGGAGGCCGTGGGGCCACTGACCGCCACTTTGCAG GGCCCCACTTTGTGGCTGTGAACAACAAGAATGAGATTGTTGTAACGGATTTTCATAACCATTCAGTGAAG GTGTACAGTGCTGATGGAGAGTTCCTCTTCAAATTTGGCTCGCATGGTGAGGGCAATGGACAGTTCAATGCCCCCACGGGAGTAGCAGTGGATTCCAATGGGAACATCATCGTGGCCGACTGGGGCAACAGCCGCATACAG GTATTCGACAGCTCTGGGTCCTTCCTGTCCTATATCAACACGTCTGCAGAGCCACTATATGGCCCACAGGGCTTGGCATTGACCTCGGATGGCCACGTGGTAGTGGCTGATGCTGGCAACCACTGCTTTAAGGCCTATCGATACCTCCAGTAG
- the Trim3 gene encoding tripartite motif-containing protein 3 isoform X1, giving the protein MAKREDSPGPEVQPMDKQFLVCSICLDRYRCPKVLPCLHTFCERCLQNYIPPQSLTLSCPVCRQTSILPEQGVSALQNNFFISSLMEAMQQAPDGAHDPEDPHPLSAVAGRPLSCPNHEGKEPLYQQTMEFYCEACETAMCGECRAGEHREHGTVLLRDVVEQHKAALQRQLEAVRGRLPQLSAAIALVGGISQQLQERKAEALAQISAAFEDLQQALQQRKQALVSDLESICGAKQKVLQTQLDTLRQGQEHIGSSCSFAEQALRLGSAPEVLLVRKHMRERLAALAAQAFPERPHENAQLELVLEVDGLRRSVLNLGALLTTSATAHETVATGEGLRQALVGQPASLTVTTKDKDGRLVRTGSAELCAEITGPDGVRLAVPVVDHKNGTYELVYTARTEGDLLLSVLLYGQPVRGSPFRVRALRPGDLPPSPDDVKRRVKSPGGPGSHVRQKAVRRPSSMYSTGGKRKDNPIEDELVFRVGSRGREKGEFTNLQGVSAASSGRIVVADSNNQCIQVFSNEGQFKFRFGVRGRSPGQLQRPTGVAVDTNGDIIVADYDNRWVSIFSPEGKFKTKIGAGRLMGPKGVAVDRNGHIIVVDNKSCCVFTFQPNGKLVGRFGGRGATDRHFAGPHFVAVNNKNEIVVTDFHNHSVKVYSADGEFLFKFGSHGEGNGQFNAPTGVAVDSNGNIIVADWGNSRIQVFDSSGSFLSYINTSAEPLYGPQGLALTSDGHVVVADAGNHCFKAYRYLQ; this is encoded by the exons ATGGCAAAGAGGGAGGACAGCCCTGGCCCGGAGGTACAGCCAATGGACAAGCAGTTTCTGGTATGCAGTATCTGCCTGGATCGGTACCGGTGCCCCAAAGTTCTGCCTTGTCTACATACCTTCTGTGAAAG ATGCCTCCAGAACTACATCCCTCCTCAGAGTCTGACACTGTCCTGCCCAGTGTGCCGACAGACATCCATCCTTCCAGAACAGGGTGTCTCAGCCCTACAAAACAACTTCTTCATCAGCAGCCTCATGGAGGCCATGCAGCAGGCACCTGATGGGGCCCACGACCCTGAAGACCCCCACCCCCTCAGCGCAGTGGCTGGCCgccctctctcctgccccaacCATGAAGGCAAG GAGCCCTTGTACCAGCAGACGATGGAGTTTTACTGTGAGGCCTGTGAGACAGCCATGTGTGGCGAGTGCCGCGCAGGGGAGCACCGCGAACATGGCACAGTTCTGTTGCGGGACGTGGTGGAGCAGCACAAGGCGGCTCTGCAGCGCCAGCTTGAAGCTGTGCGTGGCCG ATTGCCACAGCTGTCTGCAGCTATCGCCTTGGTTGGGGGCATCAGCCAGCAGCTGCAAGAGCGCAAGGCCGAGGCCCTGGCCCAGATCAGCGCAGCCTTTGAGGACCTGCAGCAAGCGCTGCAGCAGCGCAAGCAGGCTCTGGTCAGCGACCTGGAGAGCATTTGTGGGGCCAAGCAGAAG GTGTTGCAGACACAGTTAGACACACTGCGCCAGGGTCAGGAACACATTGGCAGTAGCTGCAGCTTTGCAGAGCAGGCACTGAGACTGGGCTCTGCCCCTGAGGTTTTGCTAGTAAGAAAGCACATGCGAGAGAGGCTGGCTGCTCTGGCGGCCCAGGCCTTCCCAGAGAGGCCACATGAGAACGCACAGCTGGAACTGGTCCTTGAAGTCGATGGGTTGCGGAGATCGGTGCTCAATCTGGGTGCACTGCTCACCACCAGTGCTACAGCACACGAGACAGTGGCCACGGGTGAGGGCCTGCGCCAGGCACTGGTTGGCCAGCCTGCTTCACTCACTGTCACCACCAAAGACAAAGATGGGCGGCTGGTGCGCACAGGCAGCGCAGAGCTGTGTGCAGAGATCACTGGCCCCGATGGTGTGCGCCTTGCAGTACCAGTGGTGGACCACAAAAATGGCACATATGAGCTGGTGTACACTGCTCGCACGGAAGGTGACCTGCTCCTCTCAGTGCTGCTCTATGGACAGCCGGTGCGTGGCAGCCCTTTCCGTGTGCGTGCCCTGCGACCTGGGGACCTGCCACCTTCCCCAGATGATGTGAAGCGCCGGGTCAAGTCTCCAGGTGGTCCTGGCAGTCATGTGCGCCAGAAGGCAGTGCGTAGGCCGAGCTCCATGTACAGCACTGGTGGCAAACGGAAGGACAATCCAATTGAGGATGAGCTCGTCTTTCGTGTTG GCAGTCGTGGAAGGGAGAAGGGTGAATTCACCAATTTACAAGGTGTGTCTGCTGCTAGCAGTGGCCGCATAGTGGTAGCAGACAGCAACAACCAATGTATTCAG GTTTTCTCCAATGAGGGCCAGTTCAAGTTCCGGTTTGGGGTCCGTGGGCGCTCACCCGGACAACTACAGCGTCCTACAGGTGTGGCAGTGGACACCAATGGAGACATTATTGTGGCAGACTATGACAACCGTTGGGTCAGCATCTTCTCTCCTGAGGGCAAGTTCAAG ACCAAGATTGGAGCTGGCCGCCTCATGGGACCCAAGGGAGTAGCTGTGGACCGGAATGGACATATCATCGTGGTGGATAACAAATCTTGCTGTGTGTTCACCTTCCAGCCCAATGGCAAGCTTGTTGGGCGTTTTGGAGGCCGTGGGGCCACTGACCGCCACTTTGCAG GGCCCCACTTTGTGGCTGTGAACAACAAGAATGAGATTGTTGTAACGGATTTTCATAACCATTCAGTGAAG GTGTACAGTGCTGATGGAGAGTTCCTCTTCAAATTTGGCTCGCATGGTGAGGGCAATGGACAGTTCAATGCCCCCACGGGAGTAGCAGTGGATTCCAATGGGAACATCATCGTGGCCGACTGGGGCAACAGCCGCATACAG GTATTCGACAGCTCTGGGTCCTTCCTGTCCTATATCAACACGTCTGCAGAGCCACTATATGGCCCACAGGGCTTGGCATTGACCTCGGATGGCCACGTGGTAGTGGCTGATGCTGGCAACCACTGCTTTAAGGCCTATCGATACCTCCAGTAG
- the Hpx gene encoding hemopexin — protein MAGTAVALNILVLLGLCGSLAVANPLPTAHGRVAEGENGTKPDSVIEHCSDTWSFDATTMDHNGTMLFFKGEFVWRGHSGTRELISERWKNSITSVDAAFRGPDSVFLIKEDKVWIYPPEKKENGYPKLFQEEFPGIPYPPDAAVECHRGECQSEGVLFFQGNRKWFWDFATRTQKERSWPAVGNCTAALRWLERYYCFQGNKFLRFNPVTGEVPPRYPLDARDYFISCPGRGHGRHRNGTARGNSTHPMHSRCSPDPGLSALLSDHRGATYAFTGSHYWRLDSSRDGWHSWPIAHHWPQGPSTVDAAFSWDDKVYLIQGTQVYVFLTKGGNNLVSGYPKRLEKELGSPPGISLETVDATFSCPGSSRLYVTSGRRLWWLDLKLGAQAIWAELSWPHEKVDGALCLDTSLGPNACSSNGPSLYLIHGPHLYCYSSIDKLNAAKTLPQPQKVNSILGCSQ, from the exons ATGGCTGGGACAGCAGTGGCACTAAATATCCTGGTGTTGCTGGGCCTGTGCGGGTCCCTGGCTGTTGCCAACCCTCTTCCTAC TGCCCACGGGAGAGTTGCCGAAGGTGAAAATGGGACCAAGCCAGACTCGGTGATCG AACACTGCTCGGATACCTGGAGCTTTGATGCTACCACCATGGATCACAATGGGACCATGCTGTTCTTTaaag GGGAGTTTGTGTGGAGGGGTCACTCAGGGACCCGGGAGTTAATCTCAGAGAGGTGGAAGAATTCCATCACCTCAGTGGATGCTGCATTCCGTGGTCCTGACAGTGTCTTCCTGATCAAG GAAGACAAAGTCTGGATTTATCCTcctgaaaagaaggaaaatgggtaTCCAAAGTTGTTCCAAGAAGAGTTTCCTGGAATCCCATACCCACCGGACGCAGCTGTGGAGTGTCACCGTGGAGAATGTCAGAGTGAAGGTGTCCTCTTCTTCCAAG GTAACCGCAAGTGGTTCTGGGACTTTGCCACAAGAACCCAAAAGGAACGTTCCTGGCCAGCTGTGGGAAACTGCACTGCAGCCTTGAGGTGGCTTGAACGCTACTACTGCTTCCAGGGTAACAAGTTCCTGCGATTCAACCCTGTCACAGGAGAGGTGCCTCCCAGATACCCTCTGGATGCCCGTGACTACTTCATATCCTGCCCTGGCAGAG GCCATGGCAGACACAGAAATGGAACTGCTCGTGGGAATAGCACTCATCCTATGCATTCACGCTGTAGCCCAGATCCTGGCCTGTCTGCACTGCTGTCTGACCATCGCGGTGCCACCTACGCCTTCACTG GCTCTCACTACTGGCGCCTGGACTCCAGCCGTGATGGATGGCATAGCTGGCCCATTGCTCATCACTGGCCTCAGGGTCCTTCAACAGTAGATGCTGCCTTTTCCTGGGATGACAAAGTCTATCTGATCCAG GGCACACAGGTATATGTCTTCCTCACGAAGGGAGGCAATAACCTAGTAAGTGGTTATCCAAAGCGGCTGGAGAAGGAACTTGGGAGCCCTCCCGGGATCAGCCTTGAGACCGTAGACGCAACCTTTTCCTGCCCCGGCTCTTCCAGGCTCTATGTCACATCAG GACGGCGGCTTTGGTGGCTGGACCTGAAGTTAGGAGCCCAGGCGATCTGGGCAGAGCTCTCCTGGCCCCATGAGAAAGTCGATGGGGCCCTGTGTTTGGACACGTCCCTTGGCCCCAATGCATGTTCTTCCAATGGTCCCAGCTTGTACCTTATCCACGGGCCCCATTTGTACTGCTATAGCAGTATAGACAAACTGAATGCAGCCAAGACTCTGCCTCAGCCCCAGAAAGTGAACAGCATCCTTGGCTGCAGTCAATAA